The DNA window AGCTGCCAGGAGCCGACCACCACACCGGCAGCCAGAGCGCCGAGCAGCGGCTGCATCCAGCGCCGTCGTGACGTCGCCCGTCCACGCAACCCGAGCGCAGCGACGAGCCCGATCACCCCACCCATCAGCAACCCGAACAGGTGCGCCCCCAGATCGGCCCGAGGGCTCGCACCGAGCGCACCGAGGAGGGCGAGACCCCCCACGGCGGGCGCAGCGATCTGCCAGATCGTCCTCTTGCTACCGGCTGCTTGAGCGCGGTCGAGCAGGAGCTGCGTTCCAGCGAGCAGACCGATCGCGCCGAAGACGGCCGTCGAAGCACCGATCGATGCATGCCCCTGGCCCAGCACACCGCGGTGCCACAGCGCATTGGCAAAGTTCCCCAGCGTCCCCGAGGCGACGACTGCCAAGGCCGCGCCCCCCGGACCGAGCCGCCGCTGCACGGCGGAGCCGAAGATCGTCCCCGAGATCACGTTCCCCAGCATGTGCGCCGTGTCCGCGTGCAAGGTCAGGGCAGTGACCGCGCGCCACGGTTCGGCGTGCAACACGAGATCGGCGACCGCCGAACCTCGACGGAACCACTGGCTTCCACCCATGACAGGGCCGGTCACCGAGAAAAACAGCGCGAGAGCCGCGAACATCACCACCGCCACGGCCGACTGCGGATGGCGCGGTCGCTCGCGCTGCGGGCGAGGCGGCCAGTCACGGTTCTCCGCCTCGTAGCGATCGATGGAGCCCGACGCGCGCACATAATCCTCGTCCCGGACGAGCAGCACCCAGCCAGCCCGGGTGTGCTGGACCAGATGCCAGATCTCGCTCGACTGGAGGACCAGCGCCCACTCGCGCGCTTTGCGTTCCCCGTACACGGGGCCCAGCGCCGTCAGCCCGAAGCCAGGCCCCGTCTCGTCTCCCCCGTCTCCTGTCCCTCCTGGAGCAGGCAGGGCCGGCGCGCCAATCCAGCGGGGAGCTGGTGACACCGGGCTGTGAAACAGGAGGCGGGGCAGGGGGCTCGGGCTGTTGCGATCGCTCACGGTGGTCGCCAGAACGTGCGGACGACCTCTCTTGCTGTCAATCACGCCCCCTTCGATCGGGCACGTTCGAGGGGCCTCCACAGACGGGCCCATGCCGCTTCCGCTCGCCCCTTGTGCGCGCGTCCTGACAATGGCACGTCCTTGGGCGTGTCGACCGCCATCACGCAGGGCATCCGGGTCACCGTCTCCACGGCGTACGTCCCGGCGCAGTCCTCACCTGCCGAGAAGCGCTACGTGTTCTCCTACACCGTGCGTATTGCGAACGAAGGCTCCGAGCCTGCCCAGCTCCGGACCCGCCACTGGATCATCATTCATGGCAACGGCAGGACGGAGGAGGTGCGCGGTCCCGGTGTGGTGGGGGAGAAACCGCTGCTCCGACCAGGCCAGCACTTCGAGTACACCAGCGGCTGCGTCCTGGAGACACCCCGCGGCACGATGCGCGGGACGTACCAGATGTACCGATCTGATGGGACGACGTTCGACGCGGAAATCTCGCCGTTCGAACTGGCGATGCCTTACTCCCTGAACTGACCGGACACATCGGCCGCGTCGGCTCCAATCGATTGGCCAGACGCGAGCCAGCCGGGAGCAGGAAACGAGAGCACACTGGAGGGGTTGCCTCCGCGTGCTCTCGTCCCTCGCGATGGGGCCATCACCGCGCCAGCCGCGAGCGCAGCTGGCGGAGGCGCGGTCCTCCCGAGAGGCCTCTCAAGCGATGGCCGTCGGCTCGGCGCGCGGCACCGCCGCCTCTTCTGCCCGCCTTCGGGTGAACGTGAAGGTGAACGCCTTCCCATCGTGATCCACCGTCACCGTGCCGCCGTCCTCCAGCTCTCCGAAGAGCAGCTCGTCACCCAGCCGACGCTTGATCTCCTGATCGATCACCCGCCCCAGCGGACGCGCGCCGTTCTGCGGATCGTAGCCCTGCTTGCCGAGTTCTTCTCGGGCGCGCGGGCTCACCTCGATCGTGACGGACTGATCGGCGAGCTGCGCGCCCAGCTCGAGGATGAACTTGTCCACGATGCTGCCCATCACGGCAGGGTCGAGCGGCCCGAACATGATCCGGGCATCCAGGCGGTTGCGGAACTCGGGGCTGAACGTGTTCTTGTAGGCTCGATCGTCGTCGCCGGACACGCCGCGCTGGCCGAACCCCACACGCACCTGCGCCAGCTCTCGCGCGCCCACGTTGCTGGTCATGATCAGGACCATGTGCCTGAAGTCGCTCTTCTTGCCGTTGTTGTCGGTGAGCGTCCCGTGGTCCATGACCTGCAACAGCACCTGGAACACATCCGGATGCGCCTTCTCGATCTCGTCGAGCAACAGCACGGCGTGCGGCGTCTTCGCGGCGGCTTCCGTCAGCAGGCCGCCGCGATCGAATCCCACATAGCCAGGTGGCGCCCCGATGAGGCGAGAGACTGTGTGGCGCTCCTGGTACTCGCTCATGTCGAAGCGCAGGAACGAGATACCGAGCTGTTTGGCGAGCTGCTTCGCCAGCTCCGTCTTCCCCACGCCCGTGGGGCCGGTGAACAGGAAGCTACCGATCGGCTTCTCGGGAGCGCGTAGACCGGCGCGTGACAGCTTGATCGCCGTGGCGAGCTGCTTCACCGCGTCGTCCTGTCCGAAGATCACGGACTGCAGGCTCTTCTCCAGATCCTTCAGCTGCCGCTTGTCGGACACCGACACCTGTCGCGGCGGGATCTGCGCCATCTTCGCCACCACCTGCTCGATGTCGCCCACCTCGATCACGTGGCCCTCGCCGTGCGCGAGCCGCGCCGCAGCGCCGGCCTCGTCGAGCAGATCGATCGCCTTGTCCGGCAGGCGCCGATCCTGGAGGTAACGAGAGGACAGCTTCGCTGCCGCCTCGATGGCCTCGGGGGTGAACGTCACCGTGTGGAACTCCTCGTACCGCTTCTGCAGCCCGCGCAGGATCTGCACCGTCTCGTCCACGGAGGGCTCGAGCACCTCGATCCGCTGGAAGCGTCGCGCCAGCGCGCTGTCGCGTTCCAGGTGCCCACGGTACTCCTGGAACGTGGTGGCGCCGATGCAGCGCAGCCTCCCCGTGGCGAGCGCGGGCTTGAGCAGATTCGAGGCGTCCATCGTGCCCCCGCTCGCCGCCCCCGCGCCGATGATCGTGTGGATCTCGTCGATGAACAGCACGGCCCCGGGCTGCTTCTCCAGCGCCCGCACCACGGCCTTGAGCCGGTTCTCGAAGTCGCCCCGGTACTTCGTGCCGGCGAGTAGCGCGCCCATGTCCAGCGCGTAGACCGTCGCGTTCTTGAGCGGCCCTGGCACCTCACCCTGCACGATCCGCTGGGCCAGCCCCTCCACGATCGCCGTCTTGCCGACGCCCGCGTCCCCGATGAGCAGGGGGTTGTTCTTGCGGCGTCGCGCCAGCACCTGGATCGTCCGCGCGAGCTCGTTCTGGCGCCCGACCAGCGGATCGATCCGACCCTCCGACGCCTCCTTGTTCAGGTTCATCGTGAAGGCGCCCAGCGGGTCCTTGACGGGCTGGGGTGCCCCCTGCTCCCCGTCCGTTCCTTCCGCGCTGTCCTCGCGCAGCGGATCGTCTTCTCCCGTCTTGGAGATGCCGTGGGAGATGAAGTTCACCACGTCGAAGCGCGTGACGCCTTGCTCCTTGAGCAACGTCACGGCCTGGCAGTCCTGCTCGTTGAAGATCGCGACGAGCACGTTCGAGCCCTTCAGCTCCTTCTTCCCGGAGGACTGGACATGCATCGCCGCACGCCCCACGACCCGCTGGAAGCCGAGCGAGAGCGTGGGGGTGGACTCTCCCTCGTCGGGCATTTTCTCGAGCTCCTCTTCGAGGAACTTCTCGAGGTTCTTCTTGAGCTGAGCCCCGTCCCCTCCCGCATTGCGGATCACCTCTGCCGTCTCCTTGTCGAAGAGCAGCGCATACAGGAGGTGCTCGATGGTGACGAACTCGTGCCGACGACGCGCGGCCTCGCGCGTGGCCAGGGAGAAAGCGATCTCGACTTCGGGGCTGATACGCATATCACTCACTCCGGCTCGGCCGTGAGGCGTAGGGGCATCCCGTGCTGCTTTGCGTGATCCGTCACGCGGGCGACCTTCGTCTCGGCGACATCTTTGGTGTACACGCCAGCGACGCCGTGACCACGGTGGTGGACGCTGAGCATGATGTGGGTGGCTTCCGTCTCGGTCCTGTTGAAGAACTTGATAAGCACGAACACGACGAAGTCCATCGTCGTGTAGTCATCGTTGTGCAAGACGACCTGATAGCGTCGCGGTTTCTCGACCTTGCGATCGGCCTCTGTCGCAAGATCCCCCTGGCGCTCTTCGCGGTCTTCTCGCTCCTCAGCGTTCTTACTCATAGAGACGGACGAAAGGATAGCAAGAGGCAGAGCCCGTCCCAACCCCTGCGCCGGACGATGCGTCTCGACGTCACCGCAGGCGAACCCGTAAGCCCCCGTCGGGGTTGCCCGCAACGACGTGACCCAGCACAGGTCGCCGTCACGCGTCTCGTCGTGAGCATGCGCGCCAGGCGAGAGCGACCCACTCATGCCTGCACGAGGGACCCGTCCAGGTCGTGCGTCGGATGCCAGGCAGAGAAGCGGACGCCGGGACGCTACGGCAACCGCGCGGTCAGACCTTGCGTATCCAGCCGTCCGACGACCGCATGCCGTTCGGACTGGGGGTGGTACTCGGAGCTGATCATGCTCCAGGCGTGGCCTGTGATCCGATCTTGGACGTCGGTGTAGAACCGCATGACGCCAGTCCCCACCCCTTTCTGGGTGAGGCTTCCCGTCACGCGGCTGTCGTCGTTGCCGTGCTTCGTGCTCGTGGAGTCGAGGACGTGCACCTCGTACTCCGTCACACCCCGGTCTGCCTGTGGCACCCCCTGCCGCGGGATGGGCGCCCTCTGCACGATGGCGATGTGGCCGGTCGACGTAGGATGACTGGTGTACCGGATCGCGAGGACGTCACCCGCCCGGATCTGCGAGACCCTGGGAATGATGGTCCAGCCGTCCTCGGCCTCGATCAAGTCGTGATACCGATGCGCCGTGGGGCTCCGTTGCTCCGTCCACGCCAGCATGTCGCTCTCGTCGAGCCCATACGCTTGCCTCAGCAGATGGGTGAGCAAGCTGTTGCACTGCGTATTGTTCTCGTAGCGCGTATATCCGTCGATGCCTGCCCAGCGGATGTAGTGGGAGCTGCCGTCACCGTACCGGTTGTCCTGGGGCAGGATGTTGTCGACGAGCAGCTTGCCCCACGCCAGGTGGGCTGGCAGCGACTGCGGCATGGCGGGGGGCGCGTAAACGAGGAACGCCAGACAGAATGCTAAGAAGCGCAGGATCCAGACGAGATCACGGCGGATGAGCATGAATCGGTCTTCTCCTCAGGGCTGGTGCCCGGAACACCGGGCAGCGCTCGTCCGCAACGCGCAGCGCATGCGTCACGCCGTGCGCGGCGCGCATGCAGCACAGGCGTCGCGCAGGCGAGCCGAGCCATTGAGATGATCGACCGCTCGTCTCTCGCGGCAGGTTCGAGCTGATAAATCGTGGAGATGTACCGCAGGTTCGCTGCCCGGGGCGGGGGTTACTCCGCGTTCCTCGGGACGTGCAGAGGGGGTCTCGCGGCGCGTTTTCCGGACGAATTGTGTCGTGTCGAAGCGCGCGCCGCCCAGAGTCGCCGGCTCAGATGCGCGATTGTGGCCCGTCGAGAACTATCGCGACCGGCTCCACCTTCCAGATCTCCTGACCGTACTCGCGGATCGTGCGGTCCGACGAGAACATGCCCATCCTCGCGATGTTCAGCGCGGCCTTGCGGGACCACCCGGTACGATCGGCGTGAGCCACCTCCACCTCCTTCTGGCACACAGCATAGGCGCTGAAGTCGCCCAGCGTGAGATACGGGTCGATACCCATCAGCGCGCTGAGGAGTGGCTGGAACAGCGTCCGATCCTCGGGAGAGAAGAAGCCGGAGGCAATGAGGTCGATCACCTCCCGCAGCAGCGGATCGGACGCATAGGCCGTGCTCCCCTTGTATCCAGCGCGCCGCTTGGCCTCCACCTCGTCGGCGTCCAGCCCGAACAGGAAGAAGTTCTCGGGCCCGACAGCCTCGCGGATCTCGATGTTCGCCCCGTCGAGTGTCCCCACCGTGAGCGCACCGTTCATCGCGAGCTTCATGTTGCCCGTCCCCGATGCCTCCATCCCTGCGGTCGAGATCTGCTCCGACACGTCGGCCGCCGGGATGATCCGCTCTGCCAGCGACACACGGTAGTTGGGCATGAAGGCGACCCGGAGCGCCTCCTGCCGCCGGTCCGCGTTCACCACCTCCGCGACGGCGTGGATGAACTGGATGATGAGCTTCGCCATCCGGTAACCCGGCGCGGCTTTCGCACCGAAGACGAACGTGCGCGGCGTCACCGCCTCACCGTGCTTGGACCGCAGGTACAAGGCGACGATGTGGAGCGCGTTGAGGAGCTGGCGCTTGTACTCGTGGAGACGCTTGATCTGCACGTCGTAGATGGACGCAGGATCCACCGTGATCGACAGCTCGTCCTGGATCAGGCGCGCGAGATCGCGCTTGTTCTCGAGCTTCACCGTGGCCAGCCGATCGAGGAAGTCCGGATCGTCGGCGTGCTGCTCCAGCTCGAGGAGCCGGTCCAGATCGGTCACCCAGCCCGCTCCCACCTTCTCCGTGATCAGCGCCGCCAGGGCCGGGTTGCACGCGCTCAGCCATCGCCTCGGCGTGACCCCGTTCGTCTTGTTGTTGAACCGCTCGGGCCACAGCTCGTTGAAGTCCCGGAGCAGCCGCGTCCGGACCAGCTCCGAGTGCAGCCGCGCCACCCCGTTCACCGAGTGCGACCCGACCACCGCGAGGTGCGCCATCCTCACCCGCCGCTCGGGCCCCTCCTCGATCAGCGACATCCGCTGGACCCGCGCCTCGTCGTGGGGGAACGCGCTCCTCACCTCGCGCAGCACCCGCCGGTTGATCTCGTAGATGATCTCCAGGTGACGCGGGAGCAAGCGCTCGAAGAGCGCCACGGGCCAGCGCTCGAGGGCCTCGGGGAGCAACGTGTGGTTCGTGTACCCGAACGACCCCACCGTCTGCTCCCAGGCCAGCTCCCAGGGAAGCAGGTGATCGTCCATGAGCACCCGCATCAGCTCCGCGATGGCGATCGCTGGGTGCGTGTCGTTGAGCTGGATCGCCACCTTGTCCTTCAGTCGCCTGAAATCGGCGTGCGTCCTGTTGAAGCGCCCGATGATGTCGGCAATCGAGCACGCCACGAAGAAGTACTCCTGCCGCAGCCGGAGCTCCTTGCCCGCGTCGAAATTGTCGTTTGGATACAGGACCTTGGAGATCACCTCCGTCTGGTTCTTCTGCTCCACGGCGCGCACGTAGTCGCCGGCGTTGAACAGCCCGAAATCGAACTCCTGACCGGCGCGCGACGACCACAGCCGCAAGGAGTTCACCGTGTCCGACCCGTAGCCTGCGACGGGCGTATCGAAGGGCACCCCCAGCACCTGCTGCTCGGGCCGCCAGATCACGCGGAAGCCCCCGTGCTTGCTGGGGACGCGCTCCGTCACCCCCCCGAACGACACCGGCACCACGTGCTCCGGCCGCTCGATCTCCCAGGGGTTTCCGAACCGGAGCCACTCGTCGGCCAGCTCCACCTGGCAGCCGTCGCGGATGACCTGCTCGAAGATCCCGAACTCGTAGCGGATGCCATACCCCGTCACGGGCAGCGCCAGCGTGGCCGCCGAGTCCAGGAAACAGGCCGCGAGCCGCCCCAGACCCCCGTTGCCCAGTCCCGCGTCGGGCTCCACCCCCACCAGATCGTCGAGATTGACGCCGAGATCCCGGAGCACCGCCCGGTAGGTGTCCTGGATCCCCAGCGCTTGCAGGTTGCTCCACAGCGCCCGGCCGAGCAGGTACTCGGCCGAGAGGTAATACGCCCGCTTCACATCGCGCTCGTAGTAAGTGCGCTGCGTCTTGGCCCACCGCTCGACCAGCCGGTCGCGCACCGCGTGCGCCAGGGCCACGTAACGATCGTACGGCGTCGCCTCGGTCAGCTCGTGGGCGCGCGTGAGGTGCAGGTGATCGGCAAAGGCCCGGCGCAGTGCGCGGGGATGGAGCCCGGTGCGGGCGTCGTGCAGGATGGCATCTTGGCGGCGAGCGGCCTCCATCAGCGGGGAGGTGGCTGCGTCACGCGCCGGAGGCGTCGAGGAATCCGAAGTGTCGGCCATGGAGCCGACAGCTTACGGGGGGTCACCCAGCCTTGGTAGAGGCGCGGAGGGGCGTCGAGCCCTCCGCAGGTGGGTCAGCCACACTGCCCATCTTGCCCGCAGCGCTGTCCGAAGTTGCAGAGCATCCCGTCGCACATGCAGCGGCCCATCATGCAGACGGCGCTGCCCGGCGTGTCGTTGTCGCACGACGCATCCGTGGAGCAGCGGCATTGCCCCTGCGAGCAGGTGAACGCCATCGGACATACGTTGCCGCACGATCCACAGTTCTGGGTCGTCGTGATGCTGGTCTCGCATCCGTCGTCCTGGCCCGAGGTGGGCCGAGTGCAGTTCGCGAACCCCGGCGTGCAGGTCGAGTTGCAGACCCTGTTCGCGCAGCTCCGCGCCGCCACGCGGAGATCGGAGCATCGGCGCCCACATTCGCCGCAGTTGTCCACGTCGCTGGCCGTCCGGGTCTCGCACCCGTCATCTTCCTCGTCCAGCCCCGGCTGGTGGCAGTCGTCGTAGCCGAAATCGCACTCCGGGACGCACTCCCCCGCCACGCACGCCACGTCGTCGGCATGCTCGCGGGAGCACGCCCGATCGCAGGCACCACAGTGCTGTGTGACACCGATGGATTGCTCGCAGCCGTTGGACGCATCCTCGTCGCAGTCGGCCCTCCCCTCCGGACAGGTCACCGCGCCGCAGACCCCGGCCTCGCACTCCGCGACGCCGCAGTCGTTCCCGCAAGCCCCACAGTTGCGCGCCGACAGCAGCGACGTCTCACAGCCGTTCGCGTCGTCGTTGTCGCAGTCGGCGAAGCCGCTCTCGCACAGCCGGACGATGCACGCGCCCTCCGGGGAGCAGGTCGCGTCCGCGTTGGCCAGATCGCACGGGGAGCAGCCCTCGCCACACCCGTACCTCACGTCCAGCTTCGCCACGCACCCGCCCCCGCAGCGCTTCTCCGTCGCGCCGCAGACCTGCTCTGGATCGGAATCGAACCGACTGAAGTCCTGGGTGCAACCCGAGGGGAGGACAACCACGGCAGCGGCGGTGATCACCGCGACCGAGATCCACGAACTGACCCGCATCGAAACGCCTCCGCGCCCCTCTGCGCAGAGGGGCGCCACCAGGCTACCACAGGCTGCCCGCCGCGGATCAGGCCGTCGCGCCCTGGGTCATCTCGACCTTCTTCCGGGCCACCGGCCGCTCGCTGACGTCGTTCAGAACGACCCCCAGAAGCCGACGATCCCCGAGCTGCGCGATCGCTCGCGTCAGGCTCTGCCCGCGGGTCATCGAGGCGCGTGCCACGAGGACGATGCCGTCAGCAGCATCTTCCAGCACGTTCGCATCGCCCGAGCCCAGCACGGCCGGCCCATCGATGATCACGTAGTCGAAGCAGCGCCGCAGCGACTGGAGCGCCGCCCCGAAGTGAGGCGAGTTCACCACATCCGGGTACGTCTCCCCGAGTGCGGGCTCCGCCAGCACCCACAGGGACGGCCCGATCCGCACCACCCCGAGGGGCGCGAGCCCGTTTCCGCGCCCCTCGTCGCCCGTGGGCGACCGCCGATGCCCCAGCATCCGCTGCCGGATCTGGTACGAAAGCCCCGCGTACCCAGGCAGCTTCAGCCCGAGCGTCGAGGCCACCCGCGGCCGCGCCAGGTTTCCGTCCACCAGGATCACCCGCGCGCGCTCCGCCTCCGCCAGGGTCATCGCCAGCCGCGCGGCCAGCGTCGTCTTTCCCTCGCCAGGCCCGGGGCTCAGCACGGACACGATCATCCGGCCTTCCCCGCGGTAGCGCTCCATCCGGTGCCGGAGCACACGGAGCGACGCCAGCGCGTGCTGAGGCACATCGCGGAGGAGCCGCAGCGCGTCCTCGCCCTCCTCCGCAGGATCGTCACCGATCTCCTGTACCTCGGGATCGTTCAGCGTCTCCCGACCGCCGCCGAACGGCGCCACCACCCGCGCCAGCGGATCGGGTGCCACCCGTGCGAGCGGCGCCTGCATCTGCGCGACCTGAGCCGCCTGAGCCGCCGCTTGTGCCGCCCGCGCTTGCGCGTCCTCCGCGATCTGGGCGGCTTGCGCCCGTGCCGCGGCCACCTGCGCTGCCGCTTCCCGCCGCATCTCTTCCATCTCCAGCGGGCTACCCCAGCGCAGCGTTTGCGTGTGCAGCCGCTGATCCCGCGGGGGCGGCGGCGGCGTCACCACCTGCGTGTCGGCGTCCTCGTAGTCGTAGTCCTCGTACTCGTCCATGGACGCCGCCGTGGGTGGCTCTTGCACCGGCACCATCGC is part of the Chondromyces crocatus genome and encodes:
- a CDS encoding glycogen/starch/alpha-glucan phosphorylase — encoded protein: MEAARRQDAILHDARTGLHPRALRRAFADHLHLTRAHELTEATPYDRYVALAHAVRDRLVERWAKTQRTYYERDVKRAYYLSAEYLLGRALWSNLQALGIQDTYRAVLRDLGVNLDDLVGVEPDAGLGNGGLGRLAACFLDSAATLALPVTGYGIRYEFGIFEQVIRDGCQVELADEWLRFGNPWEIERPEHVVPVSFGGVTERVPSKHGGFRVIWRPEQQVLGVPFDTPVAGYGSDTVNSLRLWSSRAGQEFDFGLFNAGDYVRAVEQKNQTEVISKVLYPNDNFDAGKELRLRQEYFFVACSIADIIGRFNRTHADFRRLKDKVAIQLNDTHPAIAIAELMRVLMDDHLLPWELAWEQTVGSFGYTNHTLLPEALERWPVALFERLLPRHLEIIYEINRRVLREVRSAFPHDEARVQRMSLIEEGPERRVRMAHLAVVGSHSVNGVARLHSELVRTRLLRDFNELWPERFNNKTNGVTPRRWLSACNPALAALITEKVGAGWVTDLDRLLELEQHADDPDFLDRLATVKLENKRDLARLIQDELSITVDPASIYDVQIKRLHEYKRQLLNALHIVALYLRSKHGEAVTPRTFVFGAKAAPGYRMAKLIIQFIHAVAEVVNADRRQEALRVAFMPNYRVSLAERIIPAADVSEQISTAGMEASGTGNMKLAMNGALTVGTLDGANIEIREAVGPENFFLFGLDADEVEAKRRAGYKGSTAYASDPLLREVIDLIASGFFSPEDRTLFQPLLSALMGIDPYLTLGDFSAYAVCQKEVEVAHADRTGWSRKAALNIARMGMFSSDRTIREYGQEIWKVEPVAIVLDGPQSRI
- a CDS encoding rhomboid family intramembrane serine protease, which produces MSDRNSPSPLPRLLFHSPVSPAPRWIGAPALPAPGGTGDGGDETGPGFGLTALGPVYGERKAREWALVLQSSEIWHLVQHTRAGWVLLVRDEDYVRASGSIDRYEAENRDWPPRPQRERPRHPQSAVAVVMFAALALFFSVTGPVMGGSQWFRRGSAVADLVLHAEPWRAVTALTLHADTAHMLGNVISGTIFGSAVQRRLGPGGAALAVVASGTLGNFANALWHRGVLGQGHASIGASTAVFGAIGLLAGTQLLLDRAQAAGSKRTIWQIAAPAVGGLALLGALGASPRADLGAHLFGLLMGGVIGLVAALGLRGRATSRRRWMQPLLGALAAGVVVGSWQLAWAR
- the clpS gene encoding ATP-dependent Clp protease adapter ClpS, with the protein product MSKNAEEREDREERQGDLATEADRKVEKPRRYQVVLHNDDYTTMDFVVFVLIKFFNRTETEATHIMLSVHHRGHGVAGVYTKDVAETKVARVTDHAKQHGMPLRLTAEPE
- the apaG gene encoding Co2+/Mg2+ efflux protein ApaG, which gives rise to MSTAITQGIRVTVSTAYVPAQSSPAEKRYVFSYTVRIANEGSEPAQLRTRHWIIIHGNGRTEEVRGPGVVGEKPLLRPGQHFEYTSGCVLETPRGTMRGTYQMYRSDGTTFDAEISPFELAMPYSLN
- the clpA gene encoding ATP-dependent Clp protease ATP-binding subunit ClpA is translated as MRISPEVEIAFSLATREAARRRHEFVTIEHLLYALLFDKETAEVIRNAGGDGAQLKKNLEKFLEEELEKMPDEGESTPTLSLGFQRVVGRAAMHVQSSGKKELKGSNVLVAIFNEQDCQAVTLLKEQGVTRFDVVNFISHGISKTGEDDPLREDSAEGTDGEQGAPQPVKDPLGAFTMNLNKEASEGRIDPLVGRQNELARTIQVLARRRKNNPLLIGDAGVGKTAIVEGLAQRIVQGEVPGPLKNATVYALDMGALLAGTKYRGDFENRLKAVVRALEKQPGAVLFIDEIHTIIGAGAASGGTMDASNLLKPALATGRLRCIGATTFQEYRGHLERDSALARRFQRIEVLEPSVDETVQILRGLQKRYEEFHTVTFTPEAIEAAAKLSSRYLQDRRLPDKAIDLLDEAGAAARLAHGEGHVIEVGDIEQVVAKMAQIPPRQVSVSDKRQLKDLEKSLQSVIFGQDDAVKQLATAIKLSRAGLRAPEKPIGSFLFTGPTGVGKTELAKQLAKQLGISFLRFDMSEYQERHTVSRLIGAPPGYVGFDRGGLLTEAAAKTPHAVLLLDEIEKAHPDVFQVLLQVMDHGTLTDNNGKKSDFRHMVLIMTSNVGARELAQVRVGFGQRGVSGDDDRAYKNTFSPEFRNRLDARIMFGPLDPAVMGSIVDKFILELGAQLADQSVTIEVSPRAREELGKQGYDPQNGARPLGRVIDQEIKRRLGDELLFGELEDGGTVTVDHDGKAFTFTFTRRRAEEAAVPRAEPTAIA